A single region of the Plantactinospora soyae genome encodes:
- the add gene encoding adenosine deaminase, with the protein MAQVTGPVPRRELRPLPKTNLHLHLTGSMRASTLTELTDRYGLPLPDPLPTGAVHGWSAFQSRYDLARAALRTADDLARVVAEAVADNAAEGGGWLEIQVDPTTYAVRLGGLEPVVEAVLAGAGGGRTGVILAASWAGPPAQAERVARIAARYAGAGVVGFGLSNDERRGRITDFVPAVRTATDAGLLAVPHSGFYEAAWHVRDCVTLLGAHRVGHGLTAATDPPTLELLAARSVAMEVCPSSYPPFGVTADLASTPLRALLAAGVPVALGTDDPLLFGTGLLDQYLLARNVLGCTDEELATLARQSIDASAAPSEVRTAMLAGVSEWLGGMDQDSGSVCYIGAPSAMGASRRTPLRRS; encoded by the coding sequence ATGGCACAGGTCACCGGGCCGGTACCGAGGCGAGAACTCCGCCCGCTGCCCAAGACGAACCTGCACCTGCACCTGACCGGCTCGATGCGGGCGAGCACCCTGACCGAGTTGACGGATCGCTACGGGCTGCCGCTGCCCGACCCGCTGCCGACCGGCGCCGTACACGGCTGGTCGGCGTTCCAGAGCCGGTACGACCTGGCCCGCGCGGCACTGCGTACGGCCGACGATCTTGCCCGGGTGGTCGCCGAGGCGGTCGCCGACAACGCCGCCGAGGGCGGGGGCTGGCTGGAGATCCAGGTCGACCCGACGACGTACGCCGTCCGACTGGGCGGGCTGGAGCCGGTGGTGGAGGCGGTGCTGGCCGGGGCCGGCGGTGGCCGTACCGGAGTGATCCTGGCGGCCAGTTGGGCCGGACCGCCGGCACAGGCCGAGCGGGTCGCCCGGATCGCGGCCAGGTACGCCGGGGCCGGTGTCGTCGGCTTCGGGCTCTCCAACGACGAGCGGCGCGGCCGGATCACCGACTTCGTCCCGGCGGTCCGGACGGCGACCGACGCCGGGTTGCTCGCGGTACCGCACAGCGGCTTCTACGAGGCCGCCTGGCACGTCCGCGACTGCGTGACGCTGCTCGGCGCGCACCGGGTGGGCCACGGGCTCACCGCCGCGACCGATCCGCCGACCCTCGAACTGCTCGCCGCCCGGTCGGTCGCGATGGAGGTGTGCCCCAGCTCATACCCGCCGTTCGGGGTGACCGCGGACCTGGCGTCGACCCCGCTGCGCGCCCTGCTGGCCGCCGGTGTGCCGGTGGCGCTCGGTACGGACGACCCGCTGCTGTTCGGTACGGGCCTGCTCGACCAGTACCTGCTGGCCCGGAATGTACTGGGTTGTACCGACGAGGAACTGGCCACGCTGGCCCGGCAATCCATCGACGCCTCGGCTGCCCCGTCGGAGGTCCGGACGGCGATGCTGGCAGGCGTCTCCGAGTGGCTCGGTGGAATGGACCAAGATAGCGGCAGCGTTTGCTACATCGGGGCGCCGTCCGCCATGGGCGCGTCCCGGCGTACCCCGTTGAGGAGGTCCTGA
- a CDS encoding EcsC family protein, whose amino-acid sequence MTESFPAGGETAAPVPSPDVPSPTPGPGPAPGTGPGASPAPAPRSPATAPRPAAEADRLGGGRPGDADPPGSGDGATFGPEGSADSDDQDPAAVPPSGLWDRMKADPQYAPEHLALEAVRRLGPEAQAWVERTRANSPDLSPDGVAEVAIRKFVNRARLSGAISGAAGLPGAVLDMGVLAWTQARMVLHVAAAYGHDPQHADRATDLLVLQRVHKIAQTARLALGVAAGRERAGAMLGRSGTPLRQAMLRLGLKLAQMAGVRAAKRLFAKAVPGAAIILGTWANSSATKDLAARSQEMYRQRPAIMPPPPATTPRS is encoded by the coding sequence GTGACCGAGTCCTTCCCGGCCGGCGGTGAGACCGCCGCGCCGGTTCCGTCGCCCGACGTCCCGTCCCCAACCCCCGGCCCCGGTCCGGCGCCCGGCACCGGTCCGGGCGCGTCGCCCGCGCCGGCTCCCCGTTCGCCCGCGACGGCTCCCCGTCCGGCCGCCGAGGCGGACCGGCTCGGGGGCGGTCGGCCCGGGGACGCCGACCCGCCCGGTTCGGGCGACGGCGCGACATTCGGTCCGGAGGGCTCGGCGGATTCGGACGACCAGGACCCGGCGGCCGTACCGCCCAGCGGGTTGTGGGACCGGATGAAGGCCGATCCGCAGTACGCACCGGAGCACCTCGCGCTAGAGGCGGTACGACGGCTCGGCCCGGAGGCTCAGGCATGGGTCGAGCGGACCCGTGCGAATTCTCCCGACCTGTCGCCGGACGGTGTGGCGGAGGTGGCGATCCGGAAGTTCGTCAACCGGGCACGGCTGTCCGGGGCGATCTCCGGCGCCGCCGGCCTGCCCGGTGCGGTCCTCGACATGGGCGTGCTGGCGTGGACCCAGGCCCGGATGGTCCTGCACGTCGCGGCGGCCTACGGCCATGATCCGCAGCACGCCGACCGGGCCACCGACCTGCTGGTGCTCCAGCGGGTACACAAGATCGCCCAGACCGCGCGGCTGGCGCTCGGGGTGGCCGCCGGCCGGGAGCGGGCGGGCGCGATGCTCGGCCGGTCGGGGACGCCGTTGCGGCAGGCGATGCTGCGGTTGGGCCTCAAACTGGCGCAGATGGCCGGAGTCCGGGCCGCGAAGCGGCTCTTCGCCAAGGCGGTGCCCGGAGCCGCGATCATCCTGGGTACCTGGGCGAACTCGTCGGCGACCAAGGATCTGGCGGCCCGTTCCCAGGAGATGTACCGGCAGCGCCCGGCGATCATGCCGCCGCCACCGGCGACCACGCCACGGTCGTAG
- a CDS encoding SGNH/GDSL hydrolase family protein yields the protein MPRRWTAAVTAVLAAFALACDGAQGGGSQPDPPAQSPRPGLPSSIAALGDSITAGFGSCLTLATCQRNSWSTGDGVRVESLYRRLREANPAIRGRARNEAVSGARVAGLSSQATDAVRAKVDYVTVLIGANDACRGGIDDMTSVSAFRKSLDSGLAVVKKGLPRARVLVVSIPDLYRLWEVGHTNDRVVRVWRDRVCPALLANAASTAPADRTRRSTFRARIDAYNQQLSAACRAYGSRCRYDGGAVHRVRFDLDLVNRLDYFHPNVAGQNKLAEVTWRASGLAGRAD from the coding sequence ATGCCCAGACGTTGGACCGCCGCTGTCACCGCCGTGCTCGCGGCCTTCGCGCTGGCCTGCGACGGGGCCCAGGGCGGCGGTAGCCAACCCGATCCCCCGGCCCAGTCACCCCGACCCGGCCTGCCCAGCTCGATCGCCGCGCTCGGCGACTCGATCACCGCCGGTTTCGGTTCCTGCCTGACCCTGGCCACCTGCCAGCGCAATTCCTGGTCGACCGGGGACGGCGTCCGGGTGGAGAGCCTCTACCGGCGGCTGCGGGAGGCCAACCCGGCGATCCGCGGCAGGGCGCGCAACGAGGCCGTCAGCGGCGCCCGGGTCGCGGGTCTGTCCAGCCAGGCCACCGACGCGGTACGGGCCAAGGTGGACTACGTGACCGTACTGATCGGAGCGAACGACGCCTGCCGGGGCGGAATCGACGACATGACCAGCGTCTCGGCGTTCCGGAAGAGCCTCGACAGCGGCCTCGCGGTGGTGAAGAAGGGCTTGCCCCGGGCCCGGGTGCTGGTGGTCAGCATCCCGGACCTGTACCGGCTCTGGGAGGTCGGGCACACCAACGACCGGGTGGTCCGGGTCTGGCGGGACCGGGTCTGCCCCGCGCTGCTCGCCAACGCGGCCTCGACCGCACCGGCCGACCGCACCCGACGGTCGACCTTCCGGGCCCGGATCGACGCCTACAACCAGCAACTCTCCGCCGCCTGCCGGGCCTACGGGTCCCGATGCCGCTACGACGGCGGCGCGGTGCACCGGGTCCGGTTCGACCTTGACCTGGTGAACCGACTGGACTACTTCCACCCGAACGTGGCCGGCCAGAACAAGCTGGCCGAGGTGACCTGGCGGGCGTCCGGCCTGGCCGGCCGAGCGGACTGA
- a CDS encoding PPOX class F420-dependent oxidoreductase, whose amino-acid sequence MTTGPTLPESHADLLARPLFAHLATARPDGGPQSNVMWFAWDGERIRMTHTKRRQKFRNLQHDPRIALSIVDPEDPYRFLEVRGVLEKVEDDDEVASFYRSLQERYSNVYDINDAPVRVIMTIRPENFVAVTGGQPVRSR is encoded by the coding sequence ATGACGACTGGTCCGACACTCCCCGAGAGCCACGCCGACCTGCTGGCCCGCCCCCTCTTCGCACACCTGGCGACCGCCCGGCCCGACGGCGGGCCGCAGAGCAACGTGATGTGGTTCGCCTGGGACGGCGAGCGGATCAGGATGACCCACACCAAGCGACGGCAGAAGTTCCGCAACCTCCAGCACGATCCCCGGATCGCCCTCTCGATCGTCGACCCCGAGGACCCGTACCGCTTCCTGGAGGTGCGTGGCGTGCTGGAGAAGGTCGAGGACGACGACGAGGTGGCGTCCTTCTACCGGTCGCTCCAGGAGCGGTACAGCAACGTGTACGACATCAACGACGCACCGGTCCGGGTGATCATGACGATTCGGCCGGAGAACTTCGTCGCGGTGACCGGCGGGCAACCCGTACGGAGTCGCTGA
- a CDS encoding DUF6343 family protein, with the protein MAARPQPRGAKGTVGRPYSALNLRLALASFGLLVCVVLGVLAARADQPVLAAILGVLALVAVVDLIVVQRRRAARRREDPPGTRRSLFE; encoded by the coding sequence ATGGCCGCGAGACCGCAGCCCCGTGGGGCGAAAGGGACGGTGGGCCGCCCCTACAGCGCGCTGAACCTGCGCCTGGCACTGGCGTCGTTCGGCCTGCTCGTCTGCGTGGTACTCGGTGTGCTGGCAGCCCGGGCCGACCAGCCGGTGCTGGCGGCGATTCTCGGCGTGCTCGCCCTGGTGGCGGTGGTGGACCTGATCGTGGTGCAACGCCGTCGGGCCGCGCGGCGCCGTGAGGACCCGCCGGGGACCCGCCGCTCCCTCTTCGAGTGA
- a CDS encoding NADP-dependent succinic semialdehyde dehydrogenase — MSIATIDPSTGRVLKTFDEMTDQQVEDVLARAADGFDRLRTTTFADRARWMSTAADLLEVDRDDVARMMTTEMGKTYASAKAEVTKCAMASRYYAAHAERFLADEPADAAAIGAVQAYSRYHPMGPVLAVMPWNFPLWQVLRFAAPALMAGNVGLLKHASNVPQTALYLDELFRRAGFPAGAFQALMIESSAVERVLADPRVRAATLTGSEGAGRSVAAIAGQHIKKTVLELGGSDPFVVMPSADVQRAAEVATVARCQNNGQSCIAAKRFIVHDEVFDAFADALVARMSALRMGDPMAEETDIGPLATERGRAEVEEQVQDAARQGARVLCGGQRPDRDGWWYPPTVVTDLTPAMRMYAEEVFGPVAGLYRVSSYDEAIEVANGTDYGLGSNAWTRDPAEQERFATDLDAGMVFINGMTTSYPELPFGGVGNSGYGRELSAQGIREFCNLKAVWVGEGGATGPGAGAHSE; from the coding sequence ATGTCGATCGCCACCATCGACCCGAGCACGGGTCGGGTGCTCAAGACTTTTGACGAGATGACGGACCAGCAGGTGGAGGACGTACTCGCGCGGGCGGCGGACGGGTTCGACAGGCTGCGTACGACGACCTTCGCCGACCGGGCTCGATGGATGTCCACCGCCGCCGACCTGTTGGAGGTCGACCGCGACGACGTCGCCCGGATGATGACGACGGAGATGGGCAAGACGTACGCCTCGGCCAAGGCCGAAGTGACCAAGTGCGCGATGGCCAGCCGGTACTACGCCGCACACGCCGAGCGGTTCCTCGCCGACGAGCCGGCCGACGCGGCGGCGATCGGTGCCGTCCAGGCGTACAGCCGGTACCACCCGATGGGACCGGTGCTGGCGGTGATGCCGTGGAACTTTCCGCTCTGGCAGGTACTGCGGTTCGCCGCGCCGGCCCTGATGGCCGGCAACGTCGGGCTGCTCAAGCACGCCTCGAACGTGCCGCAGACGGCGCTCTACCTCGACGAGTTGTTCCGGCGGGCCGGGTTCCCGGCCGGTGCCTTCCAGGCCCTGATGATCGAGTCGTCGGCGGTCGAGCGGGTGCTCGCCGACCCCCGGGTCCGGGCCGCGACCCTGACCGGCAGCGAGGGTGCCGGGCGTTCGGTGGCGGCGATCGCCGGACAGCACATCAAGAAGACCGTCCTCGAACTCGGCGGCAGTGATCCGTTCGTGGTGATGCCCTCGGCCGACGTGCAGCGGGCCGCCGAGGTGGCCACCGTCGCCCGGTGCCAGAACAACGGCCAGTCCTGCATCGCCGCGAAGCGGTTCATCGTGCACGACGAGGTCTTCGACGCGTTCGCGGACGCCCTCGTGGCCCGGATGTCGGCACTGCGGATGGGCGACCCGATGGCGGAGGAGACCGACATCGGCCCGTTGGCGACGGAACGGGGCCGCGCCGAGGTCGAGGAGCAGGTCCAGGACGCGGCGCGGCAGGGGGCCAGGGTGCTCTGCGGTGGGCAGCGCCCCGACCGGGACGGCTGGTGGTACCCGCCGACCGTGGTCACCGACCTGACTCCGGCGATGCGGATGTACGCCGAGGAGGTCTTCGGCCCGGTCGCCGGGCTGTACCGGGTGTCGTCGTACGACGAGGCGATCGAGGTGGCCAACGGCACCGACTACGGGCTGGGTTCCAACGCCTGGACCCGGGACCCGGCGGAGCAGGAGCGCTTCGCCACCGACCTCGACGCCGGAATGGTGTTCATCAACGGCATGACCACCTCGTACCCCGAACTGCCGTTCGGCGGGGTGGGCAACTCCGGCTACGGCCGGGAGCTGTCGGCGCAGGGCATCCGGGAGTTCTGCAACCTGAAGGCGGTCTGGGTGGGCGAGGGCGGTGCCACCGGTCCGGGTGCCGGCGCACACAGCGAGTAG
- a CDS encoding TIGR03885 family FMN-dependent LLM class oxidoreductase gives MTMFGIHASHEQIHPADLLRAVVRAEEAGFDAAMSSDHFSPWSSRQGQSGFAWAWLGAALQATSLPLGVVNAPGQRYHPAIIAQAIGTLAAMYPGRFWAALGTGEASNEHITGQGWPRKEIRTARLRECVDVIRALLDGEQVSHDGLVTVDRARLWTRPEQPPALVGAAVSESTARWCAEWADGLITVNAPLPRLRRMIDAYREAGGRGRLALQVHLSWAPDRDEAARIAYEQWRSNVFEPPVCWDLELTDHFDTVSAVVAPDRVAEVVNISADLGRHAQWLREYVELGFDEIYLHHVGQEQDAFIDAFGAKVLPELKATGAVVAATGDRRG, from the coding sequence ATGACGATGTTCGGCATCCACGCATCCCATGAGCAGATCCATCCCGCCGACCTGCTGCGGGCCGTCGTGCGGGCCGAGGAGGCGGGCTTCGACGCGGCGATGTCGTCCGACCACTTCTCGCCGTGGAGTTCCCGGCAGGGGCAGTCCGGCTTCGCCTGGGCCTGGCTCGGCGCCGCGCTCCAGGCGACCTCGCTGCCGCTCGGAGTGGTGAACGCGCCCGGTCAGCGCTACCACCCGGCGATCATCGCGCAGGCGATCGGCACCCTCGCCGCGATGTACCCGGGACGGTTCTGGGCGGCGCTGGGCACTGGTGAGGCGAGTAACGAACACATCACCGGGCAGGGCTGGCCCCGCAAGGAGATCCGGACCGCCCGGCTCCGCGAGTGCGTCGACGTGATCCGGGCACTGCTCGACGGCGAGCAGGTCAGCCACGACGGGCTGGTCACAGTGGACCGTGCCCGGCTGTGGACCCGGCCGGAGCAACCACCGGCGTTGGTGGGGGCCGCCGTCAGCGAATCGACCGCCCGCTGGTGCGCCGAGTGGGCCGACGGGCTCATCACGGTCAACGCGCCACTGCCCCGGCTGCGCCGCATGATCGACGCCTACCGGGAGGCCGGCGGCCGGGGTCGGCTCGCCCTCCAGGTCCACCTGAGCTGGGCGCCGGACCGGGACGAGGCGGCCCGGATCGCGTACGAGCAGTGGCGCAGCAACGTGTTCGAGCCGCCGGTCTGCTGGGATCTGGAGCTGACCGACCACTTCGACACCGTCTCGGCCGTCGTCGCGCCGGACCGGGTCGCCGAGGTGGTCAACATCTCCGCCGACCTGGGCCGGCACGCGCAATGGCTGCGGGAGTACGTCGAACTCGGCTTCGACGAGATCTACCTGCACCACGTCGGGCAGGAGCAGGACGCCTTCATCGACGCGTTCGGCGCCAAGGTCCTGCCCGAGCTGAAGGCGACCGGCGCAGTAGTCGCCGCGACCGGCGACCGGCGAGGTTGA
- a CDS encoding GNAT family N-acetyltransferase, with translation MTTDQLVIRAGGPGDVAAVLSLLDGATRWLVARGRTGQWGTAPHSGNPRRIAQVRRWATAGDLYLAEQSGVPVGAIVVGDAVPHVPRAREPELYVNLLVTDRAQAGRRIGGRLLDHAEELARERGVGLLRVDCYAGDDGALVRYYERQGFTATEPFSVQLLDRRWPGQLLERRLS, from the coding sequence GTGACAACCGATCAGCTCGTCATCCGGGCCGGCGGCCCCGGAGACGTCGCCGCGGTGCTCTCCCTGCTCGACGGCGCGACCCGCTGGCTGGTGGCACGGGGACGTACCGGTCAATGGGGTACCGCGCCGCACTCCGGTAACCCCCGACGAATCGCCCAGGTCCGGCGGTGGGCCACGGCCGGCGATCTCTACCTGGCCGAACAGTCCGGCGTACCGGTCGGCGCGATCGTGGTCGGTGACGCCGTGCCGCACGTGCCACGGGCGAGAGAGCCGGAGCTGTACGTCAACCTGCTGGTGACCGACCGGGCCCAGGCGGGACGGCGGATCGGTGGGCGGCTGCTCGACCACGCCGAGGAACTCGCCCGTGAACGGGGCGTCGGGCTGCTGCGCGTCGACTGTTACGCGGGCGACGACGGTGCCCTGGTCCGCTACTACGAGCGCCAGGGGTTCACCGCGACGGAACCGTTCAGCGTGCAGCTCCTCGACCGGCGCTGGCCCGGACAGTTGCTGGAACGCCGGCTGTCCTGA
- a CDS encoding Nramp family divalent metal transporter: MTQSAADRFPTKHLPGVAVRELPAAPRSPWSVIGPGVIAAGVGLASGEFILFPYIASQVGLVFLWAAAVGIVTQWFLNMEIERYTLATGETALTGFSRFWRHWGLVFAIMVYFANLWPGWASSSATMVTYLFGGDATWIAIGMLLVIGATLTLAPVVYTALERIEFVKVGLVLVFIVVAVIFAISAEAWGDLPSTVTAPEFPTELGFALMLSALVFAGAGGGQNLVQSNWIRDKGYGMGKYVPRLVSPVTGREEAAPDSAGFVFEPTEENLTRWHRWWRLANREQLITFVLISFVTIVLTSLLAYSTVYGVPGLANSVSFLQVEGERLKELVGPWFGTLFWAVGALSLFAAALGIVDYTSRLAADVLKTAYLRRFSESRIYFALVWGLVGIGCVVLLAGFDQPLILLVISACVGGLMMFLYSILLLVLNRRVLPVQIRPRSYRVVALVWSVLLFGVFSVLTVWQQGDRLLDWLR; this comes from the coding sequence ATGACGCAGAGCGCCGCCGACCGGTTCCCGACGAAGCATCTTCCCGGGGTAGCCGTCCGGGAGTTACCAGCAGCACCCCGTTCGCCGTGGTCCGTCATCGGCCCCGGCGTGATCGCCGCGGGTGTGGGGCTGGCCTCCGGCGAGTTCATCCTCTTTCCGTACATCGCCTCGCAGGTGGGGCTGGTCTTCCTCTGGGCCGCCGCGGTCGGCATCGTCACCCAGTGGTTCCTGAACATGGAGATCGAGCGGTACACGCTGGCCACCGGGGAGACCGCGCTGACCGGGTTCTCCCGGTTCTGGCGGCACTGGGGACTGGTCTTCGCGATCATGGTCTACTTCGCCAACCTCTGGCCCGGCTGGGCCTCCAGTTCGGCGACCATGGTCACGTACCTCTTCGGCGGCGACGCGACCTGGATCGCGATCGGCATGCTGCTGGTGATCGGCGCGACGCTCACCCTGGCGCCGGTGGTCTACACCGCGCTGGAGCGGATCGAGTTCGTCAAGGTCGGCCTCGTGCTGGTCTTCATCGTGGTGGCGGTGATCTTCGCGATCTCGGCCGAGGCCTGGGGCGACCTGCCCAGTACGGTGACCGCGCCGGAGTTCCCCACCGAACTGGGCTTCGCGCTGATGCTCTCCGCACTGGTCTTCGCCGGAGCCGGCGGTGGGCAGAACCTCGTGCAGTCCAACTGGATCCGGGACAAGGGCTACGGCATGGGCAAGTACGTGCCCCGCCTGGTCAGCCCGGTCACCGGTCGGGAGGAGGCGGCACCGGACTCGGCCGGATTCGTCTTCGAGCCGACCGAGGAGAACCTGACCCGGTGGCACCGCTGGTGGCGGTTGGCGAACCGGGAGCAGCTGATCACCTTCGTGCTGATCTCGTTCGTCACCATCGTGCTGACCTCACTGCTCGCCTACTCCACCGTGTACGGCGTACCCGGCCTGGCCAACAGCGTCTCGTTCCTCCAGGTCGAGGGGGAGCGGCTGAAGGAACTGGTCGGTCCATGGTTCGGCACCCTGTTCTGGGCCGTCGGGGCGCTGTCGCTGTTCGCCGCCGCGCTGGGCATCGTCGACTACACCAGCCGGCTCGCCGCCGACGTGCTCAAGACCGCCTACCTGCGTCGGTTCTCCGAGAGCCGGATCTACTTCGCGCTGGTCTGGGGACTCGTCGGCATCGGCTGCGTCGTCCTGCTCGCCGGGTTCGACCAGCCGCTGATCCTGCTGGTCATCTCCGCCTGCGTCGGTGGCCTGATGATGTTCCTCTACTCGATCCTGCTGCTGGTGCTCAACCGCCGGGTCCTGCCCGTCCAGATCCGCCCCCGCTCCTACCGCGTCGTGGCCCTGGTCTGGTCCGTCCTCCTCTTCGGCGTCTTCTCGGTGCTCACCGTCTGGCAACAGGGTGACCGCCTCCTCGACTGGCTCCGCTGA